A region of Lepeophtheirus salmonis chromosome 13, UVic_Lsal_1.4, whole genome shotgun sequence DNA encodes the following proteins:
- the LOC121128001 gene encoding uncharacterized protein isoform X1 has product MFISIMISYAESIDAKDISVVVSTLQDPRPPTWSKAISPSFKKFNRKLGKFQAVRDLNELNGDVYGLQSNFKAALLRAIILEQSNTVDLELTTSPSGSGIIKFDGLQNREGWTLLEIKATVIKPLD; this is encoded by the exons ATGTTCATAAGTATAATGATAAGTTATGCGGAATCCATAGATGCAAAGGATATATCTGTCGTTGTAAGTACGCTCCAAGATCCACGTCCGCCAACATGGAGTAAGGCCATATCCCCCTCCTTCAAAAAGTTCAACAGAAAATTAGGCAAATTTCAAGCAGTTAGAGATTTAAACGAG TTAAATGGGGATGTATATGGCTTACAATCGAATTTCAAGGCCGCATTACTTCGAGCAATAATACTGGAACAATCGAATACAGTTGATTTGGAa ttaacTACATCCCCCTCTGGAAGTGGAATAATTAAATTCG ATGGACTCCAAAATCGAGAAGGATGGACTCTTTTAGAAATAAAAGCAACTGTGATAAAACCATTGGATTGA
- the LOC121128001 gene encoding uncharacterized protein isoform X2 — translation MFISIMISYAESIDAKDISVVVSTLQDPRPPTWSKAISPSFKKFNRKLGKFQAVRDLNELNGDVYGLQSNFKAALLRAIILEQSNTVDLELTTSPSGSGIIKFGSSQVWHERNSTIFPILDQDETN, via the exons ATGTTCATAAGTATAATGATAAGTTATGCGGAATCCATAGATGCAAAGGATATATCTGTCGTTGTAAGTACGCTCCAAGATCCACGTCCGCCAACATGGAGTAAGGCCATATCCCCCTCCTTCAAAAAGTTCAACAGAAAATTAGGCAAATTTCAAGCAGTTAGAGATTTAAACGAG TTAAATGGGGATGTATATGGCTTACAATCGAATTTCAAGGCCGCATTACTTCGAGCAATAATACTGGAACAATCGAATACAGTTGATTTGGAa ttaacTACATCCCCCTCTGGAAGTGGAATAATTAAATTCG GGTCGTCCCAAGTGTGGCACGAGAGAAACTCTACAATATTTCCAATACTGGATCAAGATgaaacaaattga